The stretch of DNA AACCTTGAATTGAAACAAGGTGAATTAGTGGGGTTAATTGGACCGAATGGTGCAGGCAAAACAACTTTCTTCAACTTGTTAACGGGCGTATATGTACCAACTGAAGGCAGTATTGAGTTAGATGGAGATAAATTAAATGGTTTAGCACCCTATAAGATTACCAAAAAGGGTATAAGCAGAACCTTTCAAAACATTCGTTTGTTTAGTGAATTGTCGGTCCTTGATAATGTTAAGGTAGCCTATCATTCACTTGCGAAACATTCGATTATGAGTTCAATTTTCCGCCTCCCTAAGCACTTTTCAGAAGAAAAGTATATGGAGGAAAAGGCAATTGAGTTTTTAAAAATATTTAACTTAGATAATGTCATGCATGAAACGGCGAAGAATCTCCCCTACGGACAGCAGCGCCGGCTAGAAATTGCTAGAGCACTGGCGGCTAATCCAAAACTATTGCTTCTGGATGAACCTGCAGCGGGTATGAATCCACAGGAAACAGAAGAATTAATGAATTTAATCGCCTTAATTCGTAAAAAATTTGATTTAACCATTTTGCTTATTGAACATGACATGCTTCTTGTAATGGGTGTATGTGAGCGAATCTATGTACTCGACCATGGTCAACTTATTGCAAATGGCACCCCTGAGCAAATCAGAAATAACCCAAAAGTCATCGAAGCGTATCTAGGGGAGGAGGTTTCGTAATGCTGAAAATTGAAGATATCAATGTGTACTATGGAATTATCCATGCATTAAAGGGTGTTTCGCTCGAGATTAACGAAGGGGAAATTGTAACCTTAATCGGGGCAAATGGAGCGGGGAAAAGTACGCTGTTAAAAACAATTTCCGGACTACTTAAACCAAAAAACGGGAATATCTTATTTGAAGGACAATCAATCTCAGGCAAGGTAGCACAGTCGATTGTAAAACAAGGACTTTCACATGTCCCTGAAGGCCGTCGAGTTTTTTCAAATATGTCTGTAGAAGAGAACTTAGAGTTAGGGGCTTATTTACGGAAGGATAAGCAAGGCATTAAGGAAGACTTTGAAAAGGTTTATAGCTTGTTTCCGCGTTTACTTGAGCGGCGGAAGCAACTGTCTGGGACGTTATCAGGCGGTGAGCAGCAAATGCTGGCAATGGGCAGAGCCTTGATGGCACGTCCAAAACTCTTGCTATTAGATGAGCCTTCGATGGGACTTGCTCCCTTATTGGTTAAGACTATTTTTCGGATTATTGAAGAAATCAACAAATCAGGCACTACCATTTTGTTAGTAGAGCAAAATGCGAACATGGCGTTATCGATTGCTGACCGTGCCTATGTTATTGAGACAGGAAAAATCGTCCTCTCAGGATCTTCTGACGAACTAAATCAAAGCGATCAAATAAGAATGGCCTATCTAGGCGGACATTAAAAAGACGTGTGATCAATCACACGTCTTTTTGCTTGGCTGATTACATTTTAACCTTTTGCTGTTCGGCTTCAAGTTTAAATTGGTGGCGGAGTTTCGGCTTTAAGGCATGTTTAATTTTTCCTACATGCTCTTCATAAAGCTGTTCTAAACCGACTAATGCTAGGGAGAAGAAGTTTGCATAATTTTTTTGAACTTCCCACTTTAACTCGTTCTTCCCACAGATACTATATTTATTTAACTCTTCAATTTCCTTTTGTATTAAATCTAATTCAGCTTTCTGCTCTTCTTCAGCTAGTGAAAGAACATAATCAATCTTTTCAATATAGGCTTGTGACTTTTCAATCTTTCCTTTGATTTCATCGTAGCCAGCCTGGTCAATCAGATCGTATTTTATTTTAAACGCATTAAGCTTTTGAGCCGAATCATAGGTTGATCTTACGATGTCATCCCGTGTCATTTGTGTCGTTTCATAGCTGAGCATATGCTTCCATGAAGGCTGCGTGATCGCCTTGCGGTGGTCCTCAAGGGTATGACAGAATTTCTTAAAACCGTGCAGTTCAGGATTTTCAAATGCTGGGCTTGCTGGGTCAAGGAACGGTGCAAGCGGCGCTACAAAGTAGAAAAGTCTTGGGTCTTTATTACATGCCAGGTGGATTTCTTCACAAAAATCAATGTTTTCAATGGCACTTTGATAGGTTTGACTTGGTATTCCAGTCATAAAGAATAAATCAATTTTCTTAGCGCCATGTTTTAAGGCAAAATTAAGCGTTTCAATTACTTTTGGATTTGTACAGTTAAACTTGCCGTTATAGCGTCTAATTTTTTCATCATGTGTTTCAAGGGTAATCTCAATGCTATATTTTGCACAGCTATCATTCATCATTTGGAAAAATTCTTCGCCTGCATATTGAAACAATTCAAAGACAATTTCATTTTTAAGATTAAGCTTTTTAAGACGGCTGAAGAACTCTTTTACATACTCACGACCGCCTTGGCGCAAGTCATGAAGGATAAAGATCGGTGCCCGGCTGAAGCGAGAAATAAACTGAATGTCGTCGATAAGTTTTTCCGGTGAACGTAATGCGAGAGAACTCCTTCCACAGTTTTGGTCATAGGCATCCTTGGAACCGCCGCAAATCAGACAGTTTTGCGAACAGCCTCTTGCTGTTAGTAAAGCGGTGTTAGGATATTCAAGCCAGCCTTTGTATGGCAGCGGGTCTAGAAAGTTACGGTATTTAAACACAGAACGGACTGTATAGCGATAGCCCGGTACGTCAAGATCATCTAAATCCGTTGGTACATAGGTGATCGGGTTATAGCCAACTTCGCTGCCTTTCTTCCATGTTAAGTTTGGAATGTCTGCATAGTGAGTATTTCCAAGTTCCAATTTATTCATCAACAGAAGCATAAGCTTTTCCGTTGAGTCACCGCGCATAACGAAATCAATAAATGGATAGTCAATTAACTCTTTATGATAATAGGTTGCTGATAAACCTCCGAAGATCATCGGTGTATCAGGATGAAGCCTTTTTACAATTTTAGCTAGTTCAATACTGCCGTGTGCATGCGGCAACCAATGAAGGTCAATCCCGAAAGCACGGGTTTTGATTTTTTTTAGCTTTTTTTCTACATCAAATTTCTCACTCATCAGCATGCGGTTGGCAATGTTGATAATTTTAACACGAAGTCCGTACCGTTCTAAATAATCAGCAATACTTGTTAACCCAATTGGATACATTTCAAATACGGGTGATGATGGTACAACATCGCTAATCGGACCTGCAAGCAGGGAGTTTTTTCGAAAGTCATAAACACTTGGTGCGTGTAAAAGGACCAAATCATATTTCATATAAGCCACCCTTTTCGGTTTATTAATAGTTATATTTTTAATTGTGAATAATTTCACATATTCACTTTGAATTAATCGTGGCAAAGTGATTAACCTAATAAGTTCATCCCACTTTGCTTTCTGTAATTATTTTCTAACTACCTTTATTTTAATATAATGAAGGATTAATAGAGTGACAAACGGGTGACAACAATGTGGAGATTCCGTGGAAGCTTTCTTTAACCTATATAGTCTTATGTGCATAGTTTAAAAGGAATACACATATAAGGAGGAAATGTCATGTATTATAATGGTTATCCTAATTATTACGGATTGTCACCAAATTTAGAACCAAGTGAGTTGTCTCGATTCGGGGGAGGACAACCGCCAGGATTTCAACCCCCGCCTTTTGGTGGAGGGCAGCAAGGATTCCCTCCTTTTGGGGGAGGACCACAACAAGGTGGGGCACCACAGTCACCGCCACCATCTTATACGCCACAAGAATCACCCTCTTTATACGCAGTTGACCCTGGAGCCATTAGAGGCTGCCTTTACCGCTATACCTATATTTGGCTAAACAATGGCAGCAGTTTCTGGTTTTATCCAACATATGTTGGACGAGATTCAATTGCTGGATATCGTTGGAGAGGATTCCGCTGGGTATATTACGGAACCGATCTAAGAAGAATACGATCCTTTAGATGTTCATAGATACAAAACAAAGGGTAAGGAACCTATCATTCCTTCCCTTATTTTTTATGTTGAACGGAGAAAGTTGCTATAATAATGGTAAAAAGGATGAAGAAAATGGCGAAGGTCAAAACGAATGCAATTCGGATACTAGATAGTAAAAAGATACCTTACGAGGTACTTACATACGATAACCAAGATGGAAAAATTGATGGTGTTTCTGTCGCCGCCAAGATTGGCAGAGAGGCCCGTGAGGTATACAAGACGCTGGTCGCCCAAGGGAGCGAGTAAGAGCATTTATGTCTATGTAATACCGGTTGAGGCAGAACTAGATCTGAAAAAGGCAGCCAAGGCAGCTGGTGAAAAGAATGTAGAGATGATTCCGGTAAAGGATATTTTGAAATGGACGGGATATATCCGCGGAGGCTGCTCACCGATAGGGATGAAAAAGGAATATAAAACATTTATTGATGAAAGCTGTTTAGAGGTTGAGAGTATGGTTGTCAGTGCTGGCAAAATTGGCGTTCAAATCGTGATTGACCCGAAAGTGTTAGTTAATCTGACAAAGGCCCAAACACCTGATGTTAGAAAATAATGTAGTAGGCATTCACCTATAAAACGGCATTGCATAGTATATGGTGAAATGTACTTTGCTATGTCACGTAAAGGAGAGTGTTCGCAAGTGGCAGGAAAGATAAAAAATTATTATGCAGGCGGTAATACTGCTAAAGGATTCCATAACTTGTATGAGTCGAATCTCCAAGGGCTGGAATGTGTTTATATTCTTAAAGGTGGTCCTGGAACAGGGAAATCATCGCTGATGAAAAAAATAGGCAATGAATGGGTCGAAAAAGGATATGATATCGAATTCCTACATTGTTCTTCAGATAACCATTCAATCGATGGAGTGATCATTCGCGGTTTAAAGGTAGGAATCGTTGATGGAACGGCTCCACATGTAATCGAACCCAATGCTCCAGGAGCGGTAGAACAATATATTAATTTGGGTGAGGCGTGGGACGCAAAAGCCCTTGCTGTTGAGAAAAAGAACATTGAACGGTTAACAAAACAAATTAGTGCATCCTATAATTTAGCCTACTCTACCTTTAAACAGGCGTTGGATGTTCATGATGATTGGGAGAAAATTTATATTGAAAACATGGATTTTGAAAAAGCTGACCAACTGACCAATAAATTAATTCAATCTTTTTTTGGCAAGCTTAAAATAAATAAGCAATCCGATATCCGCCACCGATTCTTAGGGGCAGCGACACCAAAGGGAGCCGTTGATTTTGTCCCAAATTTAACGGAAGATATTGAAAAACGTTATTTTATTAAGGGACGCCCTGGTTCTGGAAAATCAACAATGTTAAAGAAGATCGCAGCTGCTGCAGAAGCAAGAGGGATTGATACAGAGGTTTATCACTGCGGATTTGACCCTAACAGCCTCGATATGGTTATTTTTAGAGAGCTAGGCATTGCTATCTTTGATAGTACCGCTCCACACGAGTATTTTCCGAGCCGCGCCGGTGATGAAATCATTGATATGTATGAACTTCTGATTACACCGGGTACAGATGAGATCTATGAAGATAAGATTAAACCAATTGCAGCAAGCTACAAAACTAAAATGACGGAAGCTATCTCTTATTTAGCGAGAGCCAAAGAACTTCATGATAAGCTTGAAAGTATTTATGTTTCTGCAATGGACTTTTCTATTGTCGAGCATATCCAAGAAAGAATAGCCGAGGAAATCAGACAATTAGAATTTGATACAATTGTTAGCACGCAATAGTAATAGATATATCAGCTGTCCCGATTAGGGACAGTTTTTTATGTGATACTTATGTTGTGAGTGGGGAAGATAACGGTAGTGTTCTAAAATATATCTAAAGAAGGAGCTATTTATCATGCAAAATTACCCATTTGCATCAAATGACACTGTAGAAGCCAATAATGAAATCAATAAACAATTGGAAGATGGAAAGGTCCATGCTCCTGTTCAAGCGCAATCTGAAGCAGAAAAAGCAAACCTAGAATTACAGGAGCAGTTCAATAGTGAAGAACAAAAAGACATA from Neobacillus sp. CF12 encodes:
- a CDS encoding ABC transporter ATP-binding protein, which translates into the protein MTNKPLLKVNNAGIRFGGLKAVSEVNLELKQGELVGLIGPNGAGKTTFFNLLTGVYVPTEGSIELDGDKLNGLAPYKITKKGISRTFQNIRLFSELSVLDNVKVAYHSLAKHSIMSSIFRLPKHFSEEKYMEEKAIEFLKIFNLDNVMHETAKNLPYGQQRRLEIARALAANPKLLLLDEPAAGMNPQETEELMNLIALIRKKFDLTILLIEHDMLLVMGVCERIYVLDHGQLIANGTPEQIRNNPKVIEAYLGEEVS
- a CDS encoding ABC transporter ATP-binding protein, which codes for MLKIEDINVYYGIIHALKGVSLEINEGEIVTLIGANGAGKSTLLKTISGLLKPKNGNILFEGQSISGKVAQSIVKQGLSHVPEGRRVFSNMSVEENLELGAYLRKDKQGIKEDFEKVYSLFPRLLERRKQLSGTLSGGEQQMLAMGRALMARPKLLLLDEPSMGLAPLLVKTIFRIIEEINKSGTTILLVEQNANMALSIADRAYVIETGKIVLSGSSDELNQSDQIRMAYLGGH
- a CDS encoding TIGR04190 family B12-binding domain/radical SAM domain protein: MKYDLVLLHAPSVYDFRKNSLLAGPISDVVPSSPVFEMYPIGLTSIADYLERYGLRVKIINIANRMLMSEKFDVEKKLKKIKTRAFGIDLHWLPHAHGSIELAKIVKRLHPDTPMIFGGLSATYYHKELIDYPFIDFVMRGDSTEKLMLLLMNKLELGNTHYADIPNLTWKKGSEVGYNPITYVPTDLDDLDVPGYRYTVRSVFKYRNFLDPLPYKGWLEYPNTALLTARGCSQNCLICGGSKDAYDQNCGRSSLALRSPEKLIDDIQFISRFSRAPIFILHDLRQGGREYVKEFFSRLKKLNLKNEIVFELFQYAGEEFFQMMNDSCAKYSIEITLETHDEKIRRYNGKFNCTNPKVIETLNFALKHGAKKIDLFFMTGIPSQTYQSAIENIDFCEEIHLACNKDPRLFYFVAPLAPFLDPASPAFENPELHGFKKFCHTLEDHRKAITQPSWKHMLSYETTQMTRDDIVRSTYDSAQKLNAFKIKYDLIDQAGYDEIKGKIEKSQAYIEKIDYVLSLAEEEQKAELDLIQKEIEELNKYSICGKNELKWEVQKNYANFFSLALVGLEQLYEEHVGKIKHALKPKLRHQFKLEAEQQKVKM
- a CDS encoding PRK06851 family protein, which produces MAGKIKNYYAGGNTAKGFHNLYESNLQGLECVYILKGGPGTGKSSLMKKIGNEWVEKGYDIEFLHCSSDNHSIDGVIIRGLKVGIVDGTAPHVIEPNAPGAVEQYINLGEAWDAKALAVEKKNIERLTKQISASYNLAYSTFKQALDVHDDWEKIYIENMDFEKADQLTNKLIQSFFGKLKINKQSDIRHRFLGAATPKGAVDFVPNLTEDIEKRYFIKGRPGSGKSTMLKKIAAAAEARGIDTEVYHCGFDPNSLDMVIFRELGIAIFDSTAPHEYFPSRAGDEIIDMYELLITPGTDEIYEDKIKPIAASYKTKMTEAISYLARAKELHDKLESIYVSAMDFSIVEHIQERIAEEIRQLEFDTIVSTQ